One window from the genome of Fibrobacter sp. encodes:
- a CDS encoding glycosyltransferase family 39 protein codes for MLARLKKYRELILVLGAVLAAVLYWVASPSMSDAILYRAGGAKTLPMPVSLPMGQEEGFAIELDVSSGLGGDFTLDIHPDDCVTNLMVNGVDLPFRTYPGYCSWNTGFRLSKSEMQKHVGKDVSKFHIEIALRNTSGLGGMSVGFLADSFLMSFFSVLFFLCLGGLIFSVGGRFKIDSHLLLIFFVGLLLRVAYTQSTFFDERGHDTGGHLHYIQLIANDHHIPEANECWTCYHPPVYFVAGAGVWKASGWLGFAPQNAVKWFDFLISLVALGFGLACIRELLWGNPRYIAALLWSLWPSFILASPRIGNDILFYAMHAIALWGCIRYIRTSLGKYLLVAVLSATIAYWTKSTAVVTFGLVGVTVLVHTVPRVLRKLSRMEWASLAVLLVAGIIVVVRVLGGDVVGNAGGNDSSVLVQNNPGNFLFFDIRTFLTEPFTDPWHDELGRQFFWNYLAKTSLFGEFKLWMEPAGRWLACIASFCFVLLAGFTFAGLWRKKWNKIDFVLVTQAVAFFAAMIALRLKYPFSCSNDFRYIVPVLLCLLPFTAEGICGSGTSVKRRALGWTAVAVFVISASTVVLNA; via the coding sequence ATGCTTGCGAGGCTGAAAAAGTACCGTGAACTGATACTCGTGCTGGGCGCGGTTTTGGCCGCGGTACTGTACTGGGTTGCAAGCCCGTCGATGAGCGACGCTATCCTGTATCGCGCAGGGGGCGCCAAGACGCTCCCGATGCCGGTCAGCCTCCCGATGGGGCAGGAAGAAGGCTTTGCCATTGAACTGGATGTCTCGTCGGGGCTTGGTGGTGACTTTACGCTTGATATCCATCCGGACGACTGCGTGACGAACCTTATGGTGAACGGCGTTGATCTCCCGTTCCGGACGTATCCGGGCTATTGCAGTTGGAATACCGGATTCAGGCTGTCCAAGTCGGAAATGCAAAAGCATGTTGGCAAGGATGTGTCGAAATTCCATATCGAGATTGCCCTGCGCAACACCAGCGGCCTCGGGGGAATGTCTGTCGGGTTTCTGGCGGACAGCTTCTTGATGAGTTTCTTTTCGGTGCTGTTCTTCCTGTGTCTTGGCGGCCTGATTTTTTCTGTGGGTGGTCGCTTCAAGATCGATTCGCACCTGCTGTTGATTTTCTTTGTGGGGCTGCTCCTGCGCGTCGCCTATACGCAGTCGACGTTCTTCGACGAACGCGGTCACGATACGGGCGGACACCTTCACTATATCCAGCTGATTGCCAATGACCATCACATTCCGGAGGCAAACGAGTGCTGGACCTGCTATCATCCGCCGGTTTATTTCGTTGCGGGCGCGGGCGTCTGGAAGGCTTCCGGATGGCTCGGCTTTGCTCCCCAGAATGCGGTGAAGTGGTTCGACTTCCTGATATCGCTTGTCGCGCTCGGTTTTGGGCTCGCGTGCATCCGCGAACTTTTGTGGGGCAATCCCCGCTATATTGCGGCCCTGCTTTGGAGCCTGTGGCCTAGCTTTATCCTCGCTTCGCCGCGGATTGGCAACGACATCCTCTTCTACGCGATGCATGCAATTGCGCTTTGGGGCTGTATCCGCTACATCCGGACGAGCTTGGGCAAGTACCTGCTTGTCGCCGTGCTGTCCGCGACAATCGCGTACTGGACGAAGTCCACCGCGGTCGTGACATTTGGGCTTGTGGGCGTTACGGTGCTGGTGCATACGGTGCCTCGAGTCCTGCGTAAACTTTCCCGCATGGAATGGGCCTCTCTCGCAGTCTTGCTGGTTGCCGGCATAATCGTCGTTGTCCGCGTGCTCGGCGGTGACGTCGTCGGCAATGCCGGCGGAAACGATAGTTCCGTCCTCGTGCAGAACAACCCCGGCAACTTCCTGTTCTTCGACATCCGCACCTTCTTGACGGAACCCTTTACGGATCCGTGGCACGACGAACTCGGCCGGCAGTTTTTCTGGAACTACCTCGCCAAGACGTCGCTGTTCGGTGAATTTAAACTATGGATGGAACCGGCGGGGCGGTGGCTTGCGTGTATCGCCAGCTTCTGCTTTGTTTTACTCGCGGGTTTCACCTTCGCTGGCCTCTGGCGTAAAAAGTGGAATAAGATTGACTTTGTTCTGGTCACGCAGGCGGTTGCCTTCTTTGCGGCGATGATCGCGCTGCGCCTCAAGTACCCGTTCTCGTGCAGCAACGATTTCCGCTATATCGTTCCCGTGCTCCTGTGCCTGCTTCCGTTTACCGCGGAGGGAATCTGCGGGAGCGGCACGAGTGTCAAGCGCCGTGCGCTCGGGTGGACTGCAGTGGCCGTCTTTGTCATCTCCGCATCCACAGTCGTGTTGAATGCGTGA
- a CDS encoding NAD(P)/FAD-dependent oxidoreductase: MALENDSKKKIAVIAGAGPAGLTAALELLRTTDVKPVIFEAEDVIGGISRTARYNGNRMDIGGHRFFSKSDTVMDWWQGILPLQGVASKDDIAIGRSVPLVAGGPDPENTDYVMLCRSRLSRILFLRKLFDYPVSLNGDTIRNLGLWRMFKIGMSYIKVQLLPARKEKSLEDFMINRFGVELYRTFFRDYTEKVWGVPCSKISPDWGGQRIKGLSITKTVVHAVKQIFAGKKKSEAGAANGADIRQKDTETSLIGQFLYPKFGPGQLWETVAEKVKEAGGEIRMNEKVVGVNRSADGKRVESVSVESMSSDGVVMRETVPCDYFLSTMPVKELIAGMDSEKTPVPDEVKRVAEGLVYRDFITVGLLLDKLLIKNPAKPGTPESKLKFVADNWIYVQESDVKLGRIQIFNNWSPYLVADPEKVWIGLEYFATEGDEMWRMPDKDFIKFAIEELDKIDVARPEDVRDSVVFHIRKAYPAYFGTYAEFDKIREYVDPIENLFLMGRNGMHKYNNMDHSMLAAMEVVKCIRENSTDKTALWNVNSEEEYHEGKK; the protein is encoded by the coding sequence ATGGCCTTGGAAAACGATTCGAAAAAGAAGATTGCCGTAATTGCGGGCGCTGGTCCTGCGGGTCTGACGGCGGCATTGGAATTGTTGCGTACGACGGACGTGAAACCGGTCATCTTCGAAGCCGAAGACGTCATCGGGGGAATTTCCCGTACGGCGCGCTACAACGGGAACCGCATGGATATTGGCGGTCACCGCTTCTTTAGCAAGAGCGATACCGTGATGGACTGGTGGCAGGGAATCTTGCCGCTGCAAGGTGTCGCGAGCAAGGACGACATCGCCATCGGGCGCTCCGTCCCGCTGGTGGCCGGCGGCCCCGACCCCGAGAATACGGACTACGTGATGCTCTGCCGCAGCCGCCTGAGCCGTATCCTCTTCCTCCGCAAGCTTTTCGATTATCCGGTGAGCCTGAACGGCGACACCATCCGTAACCTCGGGTTGTGGCGCATGTTCAAGATCGGCATGAGCTACATCAAGGTGCAGCTGCTCCCCGCCCGCAAGGAAAAGAGCCTCGAAGATTTCATGATTAACCGCTTCGGCGTGGAACTCTACCGCACGTTCTTCCGCGACTACACCGAGAAGGTGTGGGGCGTGCCGTGCAGCAAGATCAGCCCGGACTGGGGCGGACAGCGCATCAAGGGACTTTCCATCACCAAGACGGTGGTGCACGCCGTAAAGCAGATTTTTGCCGGCAAGAAGAAGTCCGAAGCGGGAGCCGCTAACGGTGCGGATATCCGCCAGAAGGATACCGAGACGAGCCTTATCGGCCAGTTCCTCTACCCGAAATTCGGCCCGGGCCAGCTCTGGGAAACGGTCGCCGAGAAGGTGAAGGAAGCGGGTGGCGAAATCCGCATGAACGAGAAGGTCGTGGGCGTGAACCGTTCCGCCGACGGCAAGCGCGTCGAGAGCGTTTCCGTCGAAAGCATGAGTTCCGACGGCGTCGTCATGCGCGAAACTGTCCCGTGCGATTACTTCCTCAGCACCATGCCGGTGAAGGAACTCATTGCGGGGATGGACAGCGAGAAGACTCCCGTTCCCGACGAGGTCAAGCGCGTCGCCGAAGGCCTTGTCTACCGTGACTTCATTACCGTGGGCCTTCTTCTGGACAAGCTGCTCATCAAGAATCCGGCGAAGCCCGGCACTCCCGAAAGCAAGCTCAAGTTCGTGGCCGACAACTGGATTTACGTGCAGGAATCCGACGTGAAGCTCGGTCGCATTCAGATTTTCAACAACTGGAGCCCCTACCTGGTCGCTGACCCCGAGAAGGTGTGGATCGGTCTCGAATACTTCGCTACCGAGGGCGACGAGATGTGGCGCATGCCCGACAAGGACTTCATCAAGTTCGCGATCGAGGAACTCGACAAGATTGACGTGGCGAGGCCCGAAGACGTGCGCGACTCCGTGGTGTTCCATATCCGTAAGGCGTACCCGGCCTACTTCGGTACTTACGCCGAGTTCGACAAGATTCGCGAATACGTGGACCCGATCGAGAACCTGTTCCTCATGGGCCGCAACGGCATGCACAAGTACAACAACATGGACCACAGCATGCTTGCCGCCATGGAAGTCGTGAAGTGCATCCGTGAAAATTCTACCGACAAGACGGCGCTCTGGAACGTGAATTCCGAAGAGGAATACCACGAAGGAAAGAAGTGA
- a CDS encoding GtrA family protein, translating to MLSAVVTSLRNKFPRKSLAGQFLRYLVTGGLAFVVDFGLFALCLYTFGWHYLLANLVGLVAGLVLNYAMSIVWVFTACRRTLEKQKTVEFFLFTLVGIAGVGINESLMYLMVHGLSLNEMLSKVVAAVLVLMWNFGARKLLLFKKKKED from the coding sequence ATGCTTTCTGCTGTCGTGACATCGTTGCGCAATAAGTTCCCGAGGAAATCCCTCGCGGGGCAGTTCCTCCGTTACCTCGTGACGGGCGGGCTTGCCTTCGTCGTGGATTTCGGACTTTTCGCACTGTGCCTGTATACGTTCGGGTGGCATTACCTGCTTGCGAATTTGGTAGGCCTTGTCGCGGGCCTCGTGCTCAATTATGCCATGAGCATCGTGTGGGTGTTCACCGCCTGCAGGCGGACGCTCGAAAAGCAGAAAACCGTGGAATTTTTCTTGTTTACTCTGGTGGGGATAGCCGGGGTCGGCATTAACGAGTCGCTCATGTACCTGATGGTCCATGGCCTTTCGCTGAACGAGATGCTGTCGAAGGTCGTTGCCGCTGTGCTTGTGCTCATGTGGAATTTCGGCGCCCGGAAACTTTTGCTTTTTAAGAAAAAAAAGGAAGATTAA
- a CDS encoding glycosyltransferase family 39 protein, which yields MILSLWGMLEFFPKIENVRLVRDTATQESSFPLLMKMEKGERFSVEFDVKSRLSNYDLNIIPDDCAEIVIVNGSMVDLNHIQGNCNFAKGFVLRDSVTAPYKVGDKTHYSFYLINNGGDAGLNVLVKQASVLPIVLYVLIVLSLASLCLLLARRFGLGWGLAFIIFAAVVLRMVFFINASYKTFSYDVEGHIGYVQYIIENRSIPGVDDCWTCYHPPVYYVAAVPSYLIGEWIGLPGTAGLQAFSLLLSILTLFFGMLFLRNFFSGKALGIASALWAFWPVMILVSPRIGNDQMFYMLHMLCMWCGMKYIRDGRGRFLIVAVIATALAMWTKATGFVTLGTLVLFMAWGYWVNVRGRKFRCSELVAAGMFLALVVAVVLQHLLGDNGLVGNSGGLNGQLRVGSEAFNYIFFDLKNFVTSPFTSAWNDDFGRVYFWNYAFKTSLFGEFEMLRSVVGRNFATLLSCSFLGLVVYALRGFWRTKLQMVHWFLLLQGTAFVAALMFLRIRHSFACSNDFRYILPVIICFVPFVAQGITCEGASLKWKVLGYALVSAFVVCTAILLILAM from the coding sequence TTGATTCTTTCTTTGTGGGGAATGCTGGAATTTTTCCCAAAGATTGAAAATGTCCGGTTGGTTCGGGACACCGCTACGCAGGAATCGTCTTTCCCGTTGCTGATGAAAATGGAGAAGGGGGAAAGGTTCAGCGTGGAATTCGATGTCAAAAGCAGACTTTCGAATTACGACCTGAACATAATTCCGGATGACTGTGCGGAGATTGTCATCGTTAACGGCAGCATGGTCGACCTGAACCATATCCAGGGTAATTGCAATTTTGCGAAGGGGTTCGTTCTGCGCGATAGCGTAACGGCTCCTTACAAGGTCGGGGACAAGACGCATTACTCGTTCTATCTGATAAACAACGGCGGCGATGCGGGGCTGAACGTGCTCGTGAAGCAGGCGTCGGTTTTGCCGATCGTTCTGTATGTCCTGATTGTCTTGTCGCTTGCCTCGCTTTGCCTTTTGCTTGCCCGGCGGTTCGGACTTGGTTGGGGACTGGCCTTTATCATTTTCGCCGCGGTCGTCCTGAGGATGGTGTTCTTTATAAATGCTTCGTATAAGACTTTCTCGTACGACGTGGAAGGCCATATTGGGTATGTGCAGTACATTATCGAAAATCGTTCTATACCCGGAGTCGATGATTGCTGGACCTGTTACCATCCGCCCGTATATTATGTCGCTGCGGTGCCTTCGTATCTTATCGGCGAGTGGATCGGGCTTCCGGGCACGGCGGGCTTGCAGGCGTTCAGCCTTTTGCTTTCGATACTGACGCTCTTTTTCGGGATGCTTTTCTTGCGGAATTTCTTCTCCGGGAAGGCGCTGGGTATTGCGTCTGCCTTGTGGGCGTTCTGGCCCGTGATGATTCTCGTGTCGCCCCGTATAGGTAACGACCAGATGTTCTATATGCTGCACATGCTCTGCATGTGGTGCGGAATGAAGTACATCAGGGATGGACGGGGGCGGTTCCTGATTGTCGCCGTGATTGCGACCGCGCTTGCGATGTGGACCAAGGCGACCGGCTTTGTAACTCTCGGGACGCTCGTCTTGTTCATGGCTTGGGGTTACTGGGTGAACGTGCGGGGACGCAAATTTAGATGCTCCGAGTTGGTGGCCGCGGGAATGTTCTTGGCGCTGGTCGTTGCCGTCGTGTTGCAGCACCTGCTTGGCGATAACGGCCTGGTGGGCAATTCAGGCGGGTTGAATGGCCAGCTGAGAGTCGGGAGCGAGGCTTTCAACTACATATTCTTTGATTTGAAAAATTTCGTGACAAGTCCGTTTACTAGCGCATGGAACGACGATTTCGGACGCGTGTATTTCTGGAATTATGCTTTCAAGACATCGCTCTTTGGGGAATTTGAAATGCTGCGGAGCGTGGTGGGCCGGAATTTCGCGACATTGCTGAGCTGTTCGTTCCTTGGCCTCGTGGTTTATGCGCTGCGCGGTTTCTGGAGGACCAAATTGCAGATGGTCCACTGGTTCCTGCTGTTGCAGGGGACGGCTTTCGTTGCCGCGCTGATGTTCCTGCGCATCCGGCATTCGTTCGCGTGCAGCAACGATTTTCGCTACATATTGCCCGTAATCATCTGTTTTGTCCCTTTCGTGGCGCAAGGAATAACATGCGAAGGGGCTTCCCTCAAGTGGAAAGTACTCGGATACGCCCTGGTTTCGGCTTTTGTCGTGTGTACGGCGATATTGCTTATTCTTGCCATGTGA
- a CDS encoding TIGR02147 family protein, translating into MKSVFEYYDYRKYMRDFYEERKRVFVFSWREFSRLAGFSSPNYMKVVCDGKSRLSKAGVESVATAMGLVDYEKEYFVLLVDYAEAQDEEKKKKVLARIRELSKEYSVKMLDGDMYAYFESWLNPVLRELAPMNPGAKPLTLARMCYPKANATEVRESLDFMVHAGILHKKDEHVYEQAEKIVSTYSEIMPLAIRSMHRQMAKFAGEAVDAIPKSKRNFTGVTLAVTQTEYDRIVVELENFRQKILNIASGVKAGEQVYRLNLQFFPLTRPKGELNE; encoded by the coding sequence ATGAAATCGGTTTTCGAATATTATGACTATCGCAAGTACATGCGGGACTTCTATGAAGAACGCAAGCGCGTTTTCGTCTTTTCGTGGAGGGAGTTTTCGAGGCTTGCGGGGTTCTCTTCGCCGAACTACATGAAGGTTGTGTGCGATGGCAAGAGCCGCTTGAGCAAGGCGGGTGTGGAAAGCGTGGCGACGGCTATGGGCCTCGTCGATTACGAGAAGGAGTATTTCGTATTGCTGGTCGATTACGCAGAGGCTCAGGACGAAGAAAAGAAGAAAAAGGTCCTCGCGCGCATTCGCGAGCTGTCGAAGGAATACAGCGTCAAGATGCTCGATGGCGATATGTATGCGTATTTCGAGTCATGGCTTAATCCCGTGCTGCGAGAACTCGCCCCGATGAATCCCGGAGCGAAACCTTTGACGCTTGCGCGGATGTGCTATCCGAAGGCGAACGCTACGGAAGTCCGCGAATCCCTGGATTTCATGGTCCATGCGGGAATTCTCCATAAGAAAGATGAACACGTGTACGAACAGGCGGAAAAAATTGTTTCCACATATTCGGAAATCATGCCGCTTGCGATTCGTTCCATGCACCGGCAGATGGCGAAATTCGCTGGCGAGGCCGTCGATGCGATTCCGAAATCGAAACGCAACTTTACGGGCGTGACATTGGCGGTTACGCAGACGGAATACGACCGTATCGTCGTGGAACTCGAGAATTTTAGACAAAAGATATTGAATATTGCGAGTGGAGTAAAGGCGGGCGAACAGGTTTACCGACTTAACTTGCAGTTCTTCCCGTTGACTCGGCCGAAGGGGGAATTAAATGAATAA
- a CDS encoding M18 family aminopeptidase gives MNFLDFLNESVTPYHTVGCLKRFFEESGNGRMRIWERGGSIIVTAAPQKAHPGSRFRILLAHTDFPALKITPNPDLRTAGIQTLHPEIYGSPIYASWFDRDLGYAGIVLYELDGKIEKTLIRSKELLRIPQLAIHLNRNVNQDGLKVNPQTDLNALWSSREGAKFVEALQAYLPKGARLLDFDIQLFDAQPAQRGGLEGEWIFSGRLDNLSSCHAVATGMAKASAERYDFQVACFLNNEEVGSLTREGAAGSFLRSVLEQLLVEHGLFQPGDPKMSLDRFFSESLAISLDMAHAEHPNFPAKSEPNHAPILGKGVTLKINSQKRYASDVFSSAQFKMICKKAGVPFQTFVMRNDMPCGSTVGPMVSAALGIPTVDVGEPMLSMHSIREMTAVQDHENLVKLVSAFLT, from the coding sequence ATGAATTTTCTGGACTTTTTGAACGAATCGGTGACTCCGTACCATACGGTTGGCTGCTTAAAACGATTTTTTGAAGAGTCCGGGAACGGCCGGATGAGGATTTGGGAACGCGGCGGGTCGATTATCGTAACCGCGGCTCCCCAGAAGGCCCATCCGGGATCAAGATTCAGGATTCTTCTGGCCCATACCGATTTTCCGGCGCTCAAGATTACGCCGAACCCGGATTTGCGGACGGCTGGCATCCAGACCCTTCACCCCGAGATTTACGGTAGCCCCATTTATGCGAGCTGGTTTGACCGCGATCTGGGATATGCGGGAATAGTCCTGTACGAGTTGGACGGGAAAATAGAGAAGACGCTCATCCGGAGCAAGGAACTCCTCCGCATTCCGCAACTGGCAATTCACCTGAACCGCAATGTGAATCAGGATGGCCTGAAGGTCAACCCGCAGACCGACCTGAATGCGTTGTGGTCTTCGCGCGAAGGCGCCAAGTTCGTCGAAGCGTTGCAGGCCTATTTGCCCAAGGGAGCGCGGTTGCTCGATTTTGACATACAGCTGTTTGATGCGCAGCCCGCGCAGCGCGGCGGTCTTGAGGGGGAATGGATTTTCTCGGGCCGCCTGGACAACCTTTCTAGCTGTCATGCGGTTGCGACGGGCATGGCGAAGGCGTCAGCCGAGAGGTACGATTTCCAGGTGGCGTGCTTCCTCAATAACGAGGAAGTCGGATCCCTGACGCGCGAAGGCGCTGCCGGAAGTTTCCTCAGGAGCGTCCTGGAACAGCTTCTTGTTGAACACGGCCTGTTCCAACCTGGTGATCCCAAGATGTCCTTGGACAGGTTCTTCTCGGAATCGCTGGCCATATCCTTGGACATGGCCCATGCCGAACACCCGAATTTCCCGGCGAAGTCGGAACCGAACCACGCCCCGATACTCGGCAAAGGTGTTACACTTAAGATAAATTCGCAAAAGCGCTACGCGAGTGATGTATTCTCGAGCGCACAGTTCAAGATGATTTGCAAGAAGGCGGGCGTACCGTTCCAGACATTCGTGATGCGTAACGATATGCCCTGCGGTTCTACGGTTGGTCCGATGGTTTCTGCCGCACTCGGGATTCCGACCGTCGATGTCGGCGAGCCCATGCTCAGCATGCACAGCATCCGCGAAATGACCGCTGTCCAGGATCATGAAAACCTGGTGAAATTGGTCTCCGCGTTCCTAACGTAG
- a CDS encoding MlaD family protein yields the protein MIIKPVKQINWMEISGLLVGVFFTVAVMIFGLVLYTKLFTSGIIGVEEYKLHSTFEKALGLRPGTRVQISGVDVGQITDMEIEANGVHMEFTIRKQFQNWITDSAQVFAIRDQNLISARVINIDVNRGKGRILEDGDFLPPGRAQDIETVLETANELLGRVNLLIDAADTLVSMAMDTGTTVGALFGSRGLYDNLNRQLIRLDDITLAGKTAIHKAALLVDTLQSSMPPLLHRVDGIADDVSGMMTDLKPLPGKVDRLIDNVDGMMGNIDTTIGKVDVLLKDVGQVTSGLSDFMETTEQTLQNADDLMTGISNVWIIRRNMPNKDSVPFMVETLW from the coding sequence ATGATCATCAAGCCCGTCAAGCAAATCAACTGGATGGAAATTTCCGGCCTCCTGGTCGGCGTCTTCTTCACAGTTGCCGTCATGATTTTCGGGCTCGTCCTCTACACCAAGCTTTTTACCAGCGGCATAATCGGTGTCGAGGAATACAAACTTCACAGTACATTCGAAAAGGCGCTCGGCCTGCGTCCCGGAACTCGCGTACAAATTAGCGGTGTCGACGTGGGCCAGATTACGGACATGGAAATCGAGGCGAACGGCGTGCACATGGAGTTCACCATCCGCAAGCAGTTCCAGAACTGGATTACCGACAGCGCCCAGGTATTCGCCATCCGCGACCAGAACCTGATTTCGGCACGCGTCATCAACATCGACGTGAACCGCGGCAAGGGCCGCATCCTAGAAGACGGAGACTTCCTCCCGCCCGGCAGGGCACAAGACATCGAAACAGTCCTCGAGACGGCCAACGAGCTCCTCGGGCGCGTGAACCTCCTCATCGATGCGGCCGATACGCTCGTATCGATGGCCATGGACACGGGAACCACGGTGGGCGCCCTGTTCGGATCCCGCGGACTTTACGACAACCTAAACCGCCAGCTCATCCGCCTCGACGACATCACGCTCGCTGGCAAGACCGCCATCCACAAGGCGGCACTCCTCGTCGATACGCTGCAGAGCAGCATGCCTCCGCTACTGCACCGCGTGGACGGCATCGCAGACGACGTTTCCGGCATGATGACCGACCTCAAGCCCCTCCCGGGCAAAGTTGACCGCCTCATCGACAACGTAGACGGCATGATGGGCAACATCGACACGACTATCGGAAAGGTTGACGTCCTCCTGAAAGACGTCGGCCAGGTCACCTCCGGACTTTCCGACTTCATGGAAACCACGGAACAGACATTGCAGAACGCCGACGATCTCATGACAGGCATCTCCAACGTGTGGATTATCCGCAGGAACATGCCGAACAAGGATTCCGTGCCCTTCATGGTGGAGACCCTATGGTAA
- the pyrF gene encoding orotidine-5'-phosphate decarboxylase: protein MANFHERLEQRIAACGNPVCLGMDPVLKLIPLEGSAEEKIKRFYLDILECALRRNVQPAVVKPNSAYYECVSVQAMLVLQELIAAYRSAGIPVVLDAKRGDIGKSSAAYATAAYDVYKADAVTVSPWMGSDSVGPFIRENSENGAYVLLRTSNKGAHDFQDMNVVRSDDPRDNAQAFYSVADKIMEWDGSLGYLGAVVGATHPEELEQITAYTVAKKHEIPFLIPGVSIPGVPGGQGGDAKTVLTAIANGGGKRKFHVLNSSSGLNFAWQRNNTPANFANDCIDALERLAEACAF from the coding sequence ATGGCGAACTTCCACGAACGTCTTGAACAGCGCATCGCCGCTTGCGGGAACCCGGTTTGCCTGGGCATGGACCCGGTGCTCAAGCTGATTCCTCTCGAAGGCAGTGCCGAAGAGAAGATCAAGCGCTTCTACCTCGACATTCTGGAATGCGCCCTGCGCCGTAACGTGCAGCCCGCCGTGGTGAAGCCGAACAGCGCTTACTACGAATGCGTGAGCGTGCAGGCGATGCTCGTGCTGCAGGAACTCATCGCCGCTTACAGGAGCGCCGGCATTCCGGTGGTTCTCGACGCGAAGCGTGGCGATATCGGCAAGTCTAGCGCCGCCTACGCGACTGCCGCCTATGACGTTTACAAGGCCGATGCGGTCACGGTTTCGCCCTGGATGGGTTCCGATTCCGTGGGTCCGTTCATCCGCGAGAATTCCGAGAACGGTGCATATGTGCTGCTCCGCACGAGCAACAAGGGCGCCCATGATTTCCAGGACATGAACGTTGTCCGTAGCGACGACCCGCGTGACAATGCGCAGGCCTTCTATTCCGTCGCCGACAAGATTATGGAATGGGACGGCTCCCTCGGTTACCTGGGCGCTGTCGTCGGTGCGACGCACCCCGAAGAACTCGAGCAGATTACCGCTTACACGGTGGCCAAGAAGCACGAAATTCCGTTCCTCATTCCGGGCGTGTCCATTCCGGGCGTTCCCGGCGGTCAGGGCGGTGATGCGAAGACTGTGCTTACTGCAATCGCGAATGGCGGTGGCAAGCGCAAGTTCCACGTGCTCAACAGTTCTAGCGGGCTCAATTTTGCCTGGCAGCGCAACAATACTCCGGCGAACTTCGCGAACGATTGCATCGACGCGCTGGAACGTCTCGCCGAGGCTTGCGCGTTCTGA
- a CDS encoding RNA methyltransferase, translating to MSEENKRTVKTTLTRKFGVSEKKDERRPRKDDGESRKFGDRPAFGGRRDGEHSGFRSGRPRGLREDGSRNEDSEGRFDRERRPRRFGDRPFGRRESGRFGDRFGKRGDRPFRSFDGASENTPVYRQRPEQKAERVDENIDEATLEARAAQIEKSEDTVANPPWFKKLLAITTEKGREREGRFLGEGVHVVDELVSRHREIVIAVYMVEGFENEPLIEKINEADVTIHMLTADQMKQLSSTVTTQGIIAHCRIANKKPVYESSRSVITLVDAVQDPGNLGTLFRTSLGFGSDGMVLGRGTVSPFNPKVVRGSSGTFLRVPFEFDIDMVDHINFLRSKGYTIIATDLHAKQSLRDIPKHKLRKMAFLVGNEGAGTNPYFIELADETVKIPMSSELESLNVSVAHGILSYEAAQIQEELK from the coding sequence ATGAGCGAAGAAAACAAGCGCACAGTGAAAACCACTCTTACCCGCAAGTTCGGTGTGAGTGAAAAGAAAGACGAACGCCGCCCGCGCAAGGACGACGGCGAATCCAGAAAGTTCGGCGACCGTCCCGCCTTTGGCGGACGCCGCGATGGCGAACACAGCGGTTTCCGTTCGGGCCGTCCGCGTGGACTGCGCGAAGATGGTTCTCGCAACGAGGATTCCGAAGGCCGTTTCGACCGCGAACGACGCCCGCGTCGCTTTGGCGACCGTCCGTTTGGCCGTCGCGAAAGTGGCCGCTTCGGGGATCGTTTTGGCAAGCGCGGTGACCGTCCGTTCCGTTCTTTTGACGGCGCTTCCGAAAACACTCCGGTTTACCGCCAGCGCCCCGAGCAGAAGGCTGAACGCGTCGACGAGAATATCGACGAGGCAACGCTCGAGGCACGCGCCGCTCAGATTGAAAAGTCCGAAGACACCGTCGCCAATCCGCCTTGGTTCAAGAAGCTTCTCGCCATCACGACGGAAAAGGGCCGCGAACGCGAAGGCCGCTTCCTCGGTGAAGGCGTGCATGTGGTGGACGAACTCGTGTCCCGCCACCGCGAAATCGTTATCGCCGTCTACATGGTGGAAGGTTTCGAGAACGAACCGCTTATCGAAAAAATCAACGAGGCGGACGTCACCATCCATATGCTCACTGCCGACCAGATGAAGCAGCTTTCTTCTACGGTCACTACGCAGGGAATCATCGCGCACTGCCGCATCGCGAACAAGAAGCCGGTGTACGAATCGAGCCGCAGCGTGATTACGCTTGTCGACGCCGTGCAGGATCCGGGTAACCTCGGTACGCTCTTCCGCACGAGCCTCGGTTTCGGTTCCGACGGTATGGTGCTCGGCCGCGGTACGGTGAGCCCGTTCAACCCGAAGGTCGTGCGCGGTTCTTCGGGAACGTTCCTCCGCGTGCCTTTCGAATTCGACATCGACATGGTCGACCACATCAACTTCCTGCGCAGCAAGGGCTACACCATCATCGCTACGGATTTGCATGCGAAGCAGAGCCTCCGCGACATCCCGAAGCACAAGCTCCGCAAGATGGCCTTCCTCGTGGGTAACGAGGGCGCGGGCACGAACCCGTACTTCATCGAACTTGCTGACGAGACCGTGAAGATCCCGATGAGCAGCGAGCTCGAATCCCTCAATGTTTCCGTGGCTCATGGCATCCTCAGTTACGAGGCCGCCCAGATCCAGGAGGAACTCAAGTAA